Proteins encoded together in one Pseudomonas sp. ADAK13 window:
- the gabP gene encoding GABA permease: MSSTQSSNDLEQGLKPRHVTMLSIAGVIGAGLFVGSGHAIAAAGPAVLLAYAAAGTLVVLVMRMLAEMAVASPDTGSFSTYADRAIGHWAGFTIGWLYWWFWVLVIPLEANAAATILHAWFPNVAIWAFTLIITLLLTATNLFSVKNYGEFEFWFALIKVVAIIGFVILGILAIFGFLPGSQVSGVSHLFDTQGFLPNGMGAVLAAILTTMFSFMGTEIVTIAAAESKNPGQQISKATNSVIWRIGLFYLVSIFIVVALVPWNDPALAAVGSYQTVLERMGIPNAKLIVDLVVLVAVTSCLNSALYTASRMMFSLGRRGDAPAVSKITNKSGTPYWAVLLSTGAAFLAVFANYVAPAAVFEFLLASSGAIALLVYLVIAVSQLRMRQKRTEAGEKIAFKMWLFPGLTYAVIVFIVGVLTIMLFQEAHQVEIIATGILSLLVIAAGLIVSRRRKSLKVGAAVLN; the protein is encoded by the coding sequence ATGAGTAGTACGCAAAGCTCCAATGACCTCGAACAGGGGCTCAAACCGCGTCACGTCACCATGCTGTCGATTGCCGGCGTTATTGGTGCCGGGTTGTTTGTCGGCTCCGGCCACGCGATTGCGGCGGCAGGGCCTGCCGTACTGCTGGCGTACGCCGCCGCCGGTACTCTGGTGGTGTTGGTGATGCGCATGCTGGCCGAAATGGCCGTAGCGTCTCCGGACACGGGTTCGTTCTCTACTTATGCCGACCGTGCGATCGGGCACTGGGCCGGTTTCACCATCGGCTGGTTGTACTGGTGGTTCTGGGTGTTGGTGATCCCGCTGGAAGCCAACGCCGCCGCGACCATCCTGCACGCCTGGTTCCCCAACGTGGCGATCTGGGCCTTCACCCTGATCATCACTTTGCTGCTGACGGCGACCAACCTGTTCAGCGTGAAGAACTACGGCGAGTTCGAGTTCTGGTTTGCGCTGATCAAGGTGGTGGCGATCATCGGGTTTGTGATCCTCGGCATCCTGGCGATTTTTGGCTTCCTGCCGGGCAGCCAGGTCAGCGGCGTGTCGCACCTGTTCGACACCCAGGGCTTCCTGCCCAACGGCATGGGCGCGGTGTTGGCGGCAATCCTGACCACCATGTTCTCGTTCATGGGCACCGAGATCGTGACGATCGCGGCCGCTGAGTCGAAGAACCCTGGCCAGCAAATCTCCAAGGCCACCAACTCGGTGATCTGGCGGATCGGCTTGTTTTACCTGGTATCGATCTTCATCGTGGTGGCCCTGGTGCCGTGGAATGATCCTGCGCTGGCGGCGGTCGGTTCCTACCAGACCGTGCTGGAGCGCATGGGCATCCCGAATGCCAAGCTGATCGTTGACTTGGTGGTGTTGGTGGCGGTGACTAGTTGCCTGAACTCGGCGTTGTACACCGCTTCGCGCATGATGTTCTCCCTGGGCCGTCGCGGTGATGCGCCAGCGGTGTCCAAGATCACCAACAAGAGCGGCACGCCTTACTGGGCGGTGTTGCTGTCTACCGGCGCAGCGTTCCTGGCGGTATTCGCCAACTACGTGGCCCCGGCGGCGGTGTTTGAATTCCTGCTGGCCAGCTCCGGCGCCATCGCGTTGCTGGTGTACCTGGTGATCGCCGTGTCGCAACTGCGCATGCGCCAGAAGCGCACGGAAGCGGGCGAGAAGATTGCCTTCAAGATGTGGCTGTTCCCGGGCCTGACGTACGCGGTGATCGTGTTCATCGTCGGCGTGCTGACCATCATGCTGTTCCAGGAAGCGCACCAGGTGGAGATCATCGCCACCGGGATCCTGAGCTTGCTGGTGATTGCGGCGGGGCTGATTGTGTCGCGTCGGCGCAAGAGCCTGAAGGTAGGGGCTGCGGTGCTGAATTGA
- a CDS encoding ABC transporter permease: MNWAVIIKWLPRLAQGATLTLELVAIAVIAGLLLAIPLGIARSSRLWYVRTLPYCYIFFFRGTPLLVQLFLVYYGLAQFDAVRESAMWPYLRDPFWCATATMTLHTAAYIAEILRGAIQAIPPGEIEAARALGMSKPKALFYIILPRAARIGLPAYSNEVILMLKASALASTVTLLELTGMARTIIARTYLPVEIFFAAGLFYLLMSYVLVRFFKLLERWLRVDACQGR; the protein is encoded by the coding sequence CTGAACTGGGCCGTGATCATCAAGTGGCTGCCAAGACTGGCCCAGGGCGCGACCCTGACCCTGGAACTGGTGGCCATCGCGGTAATCGCCGGCCTGCTGCTGGCAATCCCGCTGGGCATCGCACGTTCTTCGCGCCTGTGGTACGTGCGCACCCTGCCCTATTGCTACATTTTCTTCTTCCGGGGCACGCCGCTGCTGGTGCAGTTGTTCCTGGTGTATTACGGCCTGGCGCAGTTCGACGCCGTGCGTGAAAGCGCCATGTGGCCGTACCTGCGGGACCCGTTCTGGTGCGCTACCGCCACCATGACCCTGCACACCGCCGCCTACATCGCCGAGATTTTGCGTGGCGCGATCCAGGCCATCCCGCCGGGTGAAATCGAAGCGGCGCGGGCGCTGGGCATGTCCAAGCCCAAGGCGCTGTTCTACATCATCCTGCCGCGTGCCGCGCGCATCGGCCTGCCGGCCTACAGCAACGAAGTGATCCTGATGCTCAAGGCCAGCGCCCTGGCCAGTACCGTGACGTTGCTGGAACTGACCGGCATGGCCCGCACGATCATTGCCCGTACTTACCTGCCGGTGGAGATCTTCTTCGCCGCCGGCTTGTTCTACCTGCTGATGTCCTACGTGCTGGTGCGCTTCTTCAAGCTGCTGGAACGCTGGTTGCGGGTCGATGCCTGCCAGGGCCGCTGA
- a CDS encoding ABC transporter substrate-binding protein, giving the protein MQNYKKFLLAAAVSMAFSASAMAETLTMGIEAAYPPFNNKDASGNVVGFDKDIGDALCAKMKVECKVYVSDWDGIIPALNAKKFDFLVSSLSITDERKQAVDFTDPYYSNKLQFIAPKATKDFKTDAGYLKGKIIGAQRATLAGTYLEDKLPDTTAKLYDTQENAYLDLTSGRLDGMLADKYVQYEWLKSKDGAAYEFKGDPVVESDKIGIAVRKGDELRKRLNTALAEIKADGTYKKINDKYFPFSIE; this is encoded by the coding sequence ATGCAGAACTATAAAAAATTCCTCCTGGCTGCCGCCGTTTCGATGGCATTCAGCGCCTCGGCGATGGCCGAGACCTTGACCATGGGGATCGAAGCGGCCTACCCGCCCTTCAACAATAAAGACGCCAGCGGCAACGTAGTGGGCTTTGACAAAGACATCGGCGACGCCCTGTGCGCCAAGATGAAAGTCGAGTGCAAGGTGTACGTCTCCGATTGGGACGGCATCATTCCGGCCCTGAACGCCAAGAAGTTCGACTTCCTGGTCTCCTCGCTGTCCATCACCGATGAACGCAAGCAGGCCGTCGACTTCACCGACCCGTACTACTCCAACAAGCTGCAGTTCATCGCGCCGAAAGCCACCAAGGACTTCAAGACCGACGCCGGTTACCTGAAGGGCAAGATCATCGGCGCACAACGTGCGACGCTGGCCGGTACCTACCTGGAAGACAAGCTGCCGGACACCACCGCCAAGCTCTATGACACCCAGGAAAACGCCTACCTCGACCTGACTTCCGGCCGACTGGACGGGATGCTGGCCGACAAGTACGTGCAGTACGAGTGGCTGAAAAGCAAAGACGGTGCCGCCTACGAATTCAAAGGCGACCCGGTGGTAGAGAGCGACAAGATCGGTATCGCCGTGCGTAAAGGCGATGAGCTGCGCAAGCGCTTGAACACCGCACTGGCCGAAATCAAGGCCGACGGCACCTACAAGAAGATCAACGACAAGTACTTCCCTTTCAGCATCGAGTGA
- a CDS encoding methyltransferase: MPARAADASLTGEQLLARFQALDAFLIEHQGLWRPRPFTHLQLPWETRHPELAHWLRQRSLADAESSHNQPHTLPAPAPFPELAMQSLNLSAVDNLPSSALPAARHRLNVDVPGRKWQQIEAFGAALQFSRTPRHWLDWCAGKGHLGRRLLQPGQQLTCLEHDPALIASGQSLSEHHQLPVAHRLQDVMADMQISPEQTPVALHACGDLHVRLLQLASAAGCRQLAVAPCCYNRIRAEHYLPLSMTAQASSLRLSVEDLGLPLSETVTAGARVRQQRDTSMARRLGFDGLQRQLRGSDEYLPTPSLPVSWLAKPFADYCRELAALKGLSTGEQDWLALEAQGWRRLAEVRNLELLRGLFRRPLEMWLVLDRALFLTENGYTVHVGSFCETPLTPRNLMLLAERN; this comes from the coding sequence ATGCCTGCCAGGGCCGCTGACGCCTCGTTGACGGGTGAGCAATTGCTCGCCCGCTTCCAGGCGCTGGACGCGTTCCTCATCGAGCATCAAGGGCTGTGGCGACCACGGCCCTTTACCCATCTGCAATTGCCGTGGGAAACCCGGCACCCCGAGCTGGCCCACTGGCTGCGACAGCGCTCGCTGGCAGACGCGGAAAGCAGCCATAACCAACCTCACACCCTGCCGGCACCCGCGCCCTTTCCCGAGCTGGCCATGCAGTCGCTGAATCTCAGTGCTGTGGATAACTTACCGTCCAGTGCGCTTCCAGCCGCCCGTCACCGCCTGAATGTTGATGTGCCCGGCCGCAAATGGCAGCAGATCGAAGCCTTCGGCGCGGCCCTGCAATTTTCCAGGACACCCCGACACTGGCTCGACTGGTGCGCCGGCAAGGGCCACCTCGGCCGCCGCCTGCTGCAACCCGGGCAGCAACTGACGTGTCTGGAACACGACCCGGCCCTGATTGCCTCCGGACAGTCGCTCAGCGAACACCATCAATTACCCGTCGCCCATCGCCTGCAAGACGTGATGGCCGACATGCAGATCAGCCCCGAGCAAACCCCCGTCGCCCTGCATGCCTGCGGCGACCTGCATGTGCGTCTGCTCCAGCTGGCCAGCGCCGCCGGCTGCCGGCAACTGGCCGTGGCACCGTGCTGCTATAACCGCATCCGCGCCGAGCATTACCTGCCACTGTCGATGACCGCCCAGGCTTCATCACTGCGTTTATCGGTGGAAGACCTCGGCCTGCCGCTGAGCGAAACCGTTACCGCTGGGGCGCGAGTGCGCCAGCAGCGCGACACCTCGATGGCCAGGCGCCTGGGCTTCGATGGTCTGCAACGGCAACTGCGCGGCAGTGACGAGTACCTGCCCACGCCATCGCTGCCCGTGAGTTGGCTGGCCAAGCCCTTCGCCGACTACTGCCGCGAACTGGCGGCGCTCAAGGGGTTATCCACCGGTGAACAGGATTGGCTGGCGCTGGAGGCCCAAGGCTGGCGGCGCCTGGCCGAGGTGAGAAACCTGGAATTGCTGCGTGGTCTGTTTCGGCGCCCGCTGGAAATGTGGCTGGTGCTGGA
- a CDS encoding ABC transporter permease: protein MNFDLYGFGPALAAGALMTVKLALTALCLGLVLGLAGALAKTSPYKPLQWLGGAYSTLVRGIPELLWVLLIYFGTVNLMRSLGEFFGNPDLSLSAFAAGVIALGLCFGAYATEVFRGAILAIPKGHREAGVALGLSKFRIFTRLIMPQMWRIALPGLGNLFMILMKDTALVSVIGLEEIMRHAQIGVTVTKQPFTFFMVAAFMYLGLTVLAMTGMHFLEKRAARGFARSTQ, encoded by the coding sequence ATGAATTTCGACCTCTACGGATTCGGCCCGGCGCTCGCCGCTGGCGCGCTGATGACCGTCAAGCTGGCGCTCACGGCCCTGTGCCTTGGGCTGGTGCTCGGCCTGGCCGGTGCCTTGGCCAAGACTTCCCCGTACAAGCCCCTGCAATGGCTTGGCGGCGCTTACTCCACCCTGGTTCGCGGCATCCCCGAACTGCTGTGGGTACTGCTGATTTACTTCGGCACGGTCAACCTGATGCGTTCCCTCGGGGAATTCTTCGGCAACCCCGACCTGTCCCTCAGCGCCTTCGCCGCCGGGGTTATCGCCCTGGGCCTGTGCTTTGGCGCCTACGCCACGGAAGTCTTCCGCGGCGCGATCCTGGCAATCCCCAAGGGTCACCGTGAAGCCGGTGTCGCACTGGGCTTGTCGAAGTTCCGGATCTTCACCCGGTTGATCATGCCGCAGATGTGGCGCATCGCCCTGCCGGGCCTGGGCAACCTGTTCATGATTCTGATGAAGGACACCGCGCTGGTCTCGGTGATCGGCCTGGAAGAAATCATGCGCCACGCACAGATCGGCGTGACCGTTACCAAGCAGCCCTTCACCTTCTTTATGGTCGCGGCCTTCATGTACCTGGGCCTCACCGTCCTGGCGATGACCGGCATGCACTTCCTGGAAAAACGTGCCGCGCGCGGCTTTGCGAGGAGCACGCAATGA
- a CDS encoding ABC transporter ATP-binding protein — protein sequence MAEATPALEIRNLHKRYGELEVLKGISLTARDGDVISILGSSGSGKSTFLRCINLLENPHQGQILVAGEELKLKAAKNGELVAADGKQINRLRSEIGFVFQNFNLWPHMSILDNIIEAPRRVLGQSKAEAIEVAEALLAKVGISDKRHAYPAQLSGGQQQRAAIARTLAMQPKVILFDEPTSALDPEMVQEVLNVIRALAEEGRTMLLVTHEMGFARQVSSEVVFLHQGLVEEQGSPQQVFENPLSARCKQFMSSNR from the coding sequence ATGGCTGAGGCCACGCCCGCGCTTGAAATCCGCAACTTGCATAAACGCTATGGTGAGCTGGAGGTGCTTAAAGGCATCTCGCTGACCGCCCGCGACGGCGATGTGATCTCGATCCTGGGTTCCTCCGGTTCCGGCAAGTCCACGTTCCTGCGCTGCATCAACCTGCTGGAAAACCCGCACCAGGGGCAAATCCTGGTGGCCGGTGAAGAGCTCAAGCTCAAGGCCGCGAAAAACGGTGAACTGGTGGCCGCCGACGGCAAACAGATCAACCGCCTGCGCAGCGAGATCGGTTTTGTGTTTCAAAACTTTAACCTGTGGCCGCACATGAGCATCCTCGACAACATCATCGAGGCTCCGCGCCGGGTGCTGGGCCAAAGCAAAGCCGAGGCCATTGAAGTCGCCGAAGCCTTGCTGGCCAAGGTCGGCATCAGTGACAAGCGCCACGCCTACCCCGCGCAATTGTCCGGCGGCCAGCAGCAACGCGCGGCCATCGCCCGCACCCTCGCCATGCAGCCCAAGGTCATCCTGTTCGACGAGCCGACATCGGCCCTTGACCCGGAAATGGTTCAGGAAGTACTTAATGTGATCCGCGCACTGGCCGAAGAAGGCCGCACCATGCTGCTGGTCACCCATGAAATGGGCTTCGCCCGTCAGGTGTCCAGTGAAGTGGTTTTCCTGCACCAGGGCCTGGTCGAAGAGCAAGGATCGCCACAGCAGGTATTTGAAAACCCGCTTTCGGCGCGCTGCAAACAATTCATGTCCAGCAACCGCTAA